Proteins encoded by one window of Lactobacillus sp. ESL0684:
- a CDS encoding DUF488 family protein has product MTEIKLVRIYDHVQPQGYRILVDRLWPRGMSKVKANLACWSKEIGPSNDLRKWFNHDDAKFPQFKQRYIAELDSNPAIGEFLQLVKEQLQKQNVLFLYGAKDRTHNQAVVLKDYVSQKLGLM; this is encoded by the coding sequence ATGACGGAAATCAAGTTAGTGCGAATTTACGATCACGTTCAACCACAAGGTTATCGAATACTGGTTGATCGACTTTGGCCGCGAGGTATGAGCAAAGTTAAGGCTAATTTAGCTTGTTGGTCTAAGGAAATAGGTCCTAGCAATGATTTGCGAAAGTGGTTTAATCATGATGATGCCAAGTTCCCTCAATTTAAGCAAAGATACATTGCGGAACTTGACAGCAATCCTGCTATTGGAGAGTTTCTGCAGTTGGTCAAAGAACAGTTACAAAAGCAAAATGTGTTATTTTTATATGGTGCTAAAGATCGGACACACAATCAAGCAGTGGTACTTAAAGATTATGTTAGTCAAAAGCTAGGATTGATGTGA
- a CDS encoding helix-turn-helix transcriptional regulator, with translation MDQTDKLIQRMAAKDPTFMDGFKEECRKLDASVLVTQLRQSQKMSQETLAKKAKVSKSTIARIENGNMNPTLKTLEKLGEAAGKQLTISYT, from the coding sequence ATGGATCAAACTGATAAATTAATACAGAGAATGGCTGCTAAAGACCCTACTTTTATGGATGGGTTTAAAGAAGAATGTAGGAAGTTAGATGCTAGCGTACTAGTTACTCAACTTAGACAAAGCCAAAAAATGAGTCAAGAAACTCTTGCTAAAAAGGCTAAGGTTTCTAAGTCAACCATTGCTAGAATCGAAAATGGTAATATGAATCCAACTCTTAAAACATTGGAAAAGCTAGGTGAAGCAGCGGGTAAGCAACTTACTATTTCATACACTTAG
- a CDS encoding type II toxin-antitoxin system RelE/ParE family toxin, translating into MKKLEFEYFDEEEFEEFLDALSRKESQKLLATIYKVEQWGLTKAQRQKWVKKLENNLYEIRSEYSSNNTRAVYFHFTDNHYVITHGFKKKTQKTPPREILKGVNRRNDYLKRNGRNGSN; encoded by the coding sequence ATGAAAAAGCTAGAGTTTGAATACTTTGATGAAGAAGAATTTGAAGAATTTCTTGATGCTTTATCACGGAAAGAAAGTCAGAAACTATTGGCCACTATTTATAAGGTTGAGCAATGGGGACTGACGAAGGCTCAACGTCAGAAGTGGGTTAAGAAATTAGAAAATAATTTATATGAAATTCGTTCAGAGTATTCGTCTAATAATACTCGAGCTGTTTATTTTCATTTTACAGATAATCACTATGTTATTACACATGGATTTAAAAAGAAAACTCAAAAGACGCCACCAAGAGAGATTCTTAAAGGTGTAAATAGAAGAAATGATTATTTAAAAAGGAATGGTAGAAATGGATCAAACTGA
- a CDS encoding SLAP domain-containing protein has product MKKRVLVSLAAAALLSVGVGTIGQQDSVFTPQSVQAAKKTYKIKLKKNAKVFNKRGKRKGKKLLKKGHTYTTYGKKTIHGKKYYHLSKGRYIKAVNAKKVTKKAKKTSTKTFSVTVNTPAKVYDAKGKSTGITLNKGAVELAQGTKTIKGKKYYKIGTGKYILASAATEGNQVTTNTGTSETSGTNNPSSKPSNNVDDTVAGDHGEPTQKEIDYLIDNGYVYFTDTQVKQIRDSLWQKIQDYRVSKGYAPYKSNAELDNVISNANDDFDIADTIAQEDYNAFGKYVPNLAQNGITSMYGIDNWDYYDATSLDNASVYFNFKDRDPEHVATSLFNSLKDNPEYSRRIEGHKDKYAFGTLALHYYWNGNFSSLGLIFVEVNGNGAEWVDYYNAN; this is encoded by the coding sequence ATGAAAAAGCGAGTATTAGTTAGTTTAGCGGCAGCGGCACTGTTAAGTGTTGGCGTAGGAACGATTGGTCAACAAGATAGTGTCTTTACACCGCAAAGTGTGCAAGCGGCAAAAAAGACGTATAAGATCAAGTTGAAGAAGAATGCCAAGGTCTTTAATAAACGTGGTAAGCGCAAAGGTAAGAAGCTTTTGAAGAAAGGGCATACTTACACTACTTACGGCAAAAAGACGATTCACGGCAAGAAATACTACCATTTAAGCAAGGGACGCTACATCAAGGCAGTCAATGCGAAGAAGGTTACTAAGAAAGCCAAAAAGACTAGTACGAAAACTTTTTCAGTTACGGTGAATACGCCGGCGAAAGTATATGACGCTAAAGGCAAATCAACAGGTATTACCTTGAACAAGGGTGCGGTAGAACTGGCTCAAGGCACTAAGACGATTAAGGGTAAGAAGTATTATAAGATTGGTACAGGGAAGTATATTTTAGCTTCGGCAGCAACTGAAGGTAACCAAGTTACTACCAATACTGGTACTAGTGAAACTTCTGGGACTAATAATCCTAGTTCAAAGCCATCTAATAACGTTGATGATACTGTTGCTGGTGATCATGGAGAACCTACCCAAAAGGAGATAGATTACTTAATTGATAACGGCTATGTCTATTTTACTGACACTCAAGTTAAACAAATTCGTGATTCTTTGTGGCAAAAGATTCAAGATTACCGAGTAAGCAAGGGATATGCCCCATATAAGTCTAATGCAGAGTTAGACAATGTTATAAGCAATGCAAATGATGATTTTGATATTGCTGATACAATTGCTCAAGAAGATTACAATGCTTTTGGTAAATACGTTCCAAATTTAGCACAGAATGGGATAACTTCTATGTATGGCATTGATAACTGGGACTACTATGATGCTACTAGTCTAGACAATGCGAGTGTATATTTTAATTTTAAAGATCGTGATCCTGAGCATGTTGCCACCTCTCTATTTAATTCTTTAAAAGATAATCCAGAATATAGTAGACGAATTGAAGGGCATAAAGATAAGTATGCTTTTGGGACACTAGCCTTGCATTATTATTGGAATGGTAACTTTTCTAGTTTAGGATTGATTTTTGTAGAAGTTAATGGTAATGGGGCCGAATGGGTAGATTACTATAACGCTAATTAA
- a CDS encoding type II toxin-antitoxin system RelE/ParE family toxin, whose translation MGQSLEGNLQTYWKYRVGKYRVLAEIHDQEFIVLVIKVANRNDVYKE comes from the coding sequence GTGGGGCAGTCATTAGAAGGTAATCTACAAACATATTGGAAATATAGAGTAGGTAAATATCGAGTTTTAGCTGAAATTCATGATCAGGAATTTATTGTTTTGGTTATAAAAGTTGCTAATCGTAACGATGTTTACAAGGAGTGA
- a CDS encoding type II toxin-antitoxin system HicB family antitoxin, with the protein MQEKDLLTYPVIIWPAEKGYNVFVPDLGENGLATQGKDIDNAIYMVSDLIGCILSETTDYPKATPLEEVIVPDEVPNAIIRLASINIKDYRKQVTN; encoded by the coding sequence ATGCAAGAAAAAGATCTATTAACTTATCCTGTAATTATTTGGCCAGCTGAAAAAGGCTACAATGTTTTTGTTCCGGATTTAGGAGAGAATGGCTTGGCAACACAAGGAAAAGATATAGATAATGCCATTTATATGGTGAGTGATTTAATTGGATGTATACTCTCCGAAACCACTGATTATCCAAAAGCAACGCCACTTGAAGAAGTTATAGTACCTGATGAAGTACCTAATGCTATAATTAGATTGGCTTCAATTAACATTAAGGACTATAGAAAACAAGTTACTAATTGA
- the cas2e gene encoding type I-E CRISPR-associated endoribonuclease Cas2e, with product MIVVTLTKVPQSLRGDLTKWYQEIQTGVYVGNVSAKIRDLLWGRIIENIGTGEATMVYNTNNELGYQIKTTRRQFQVVDFDGIPLMMRLNNSDDARPIKHGFSNAAKFHQAKLAMRKPKVERSARSSAPIVSLDLETTGTNYENNQIISIGAVKKGENDQLDTFYRLIKIDGKVPKKITALTGLTTEMLYRDGVDLKTAITELTEFVKSATLVGYNFKFDELFLMYACRKVKLPELNNKTVDLLPVAKKADSFLDNYQLATVLESYGIKNLTPHNALSDAKATLELANELMKKGSLRI from the coding sequence ATGATTGTAGTTACTTTAACTAAGGTGCCACAATCTCTTCGCGGAGACTTGACCAAATGGTATCAAGAAATTCAAACTGGTGTTTATGTTGGTAATGTAAGTGCCAAAATTCGTGATTTACTCTGGGGTCGAATTATTGAAAATATTGGTACTGGTGAAGCGACGATGGTCTACAATACGAATAATGAGCTGGGTTATCAAATAAAGACCACTCGTAGGCAGTTCCAAGTAGTCGATTTTGATGGAATTCCGTTAATGATGAGGTTGAATAACTCTGACGATGCAAGGCCGATTAAGCATGGTTTTAGTAACGCAGCTAAATTTCATCAGGCCAAATTGGCTATGAGAAAACCTAAAGTTGAGCGTTCTGCGCGAAGTAGTGCCCCAATAGTGTCACTTGATCTGGAAACTACTGGAACCAATTATGAAAATAATCAAATTATATCAATCGGAGCGGTCAAAAAAGGAGAAAATGATCAGCTTGACACTTTTTATAGATTAATTAAAATTGACGGTAAGGTACCAAAGAAGATAACAGCACTCACTGGTTTAACTACTGAAATGTTGTATAGGGATGGCGTGGACTTAAAAACTGCTATTACTGAACTAACAGAGTTTGTTAAGTCGGCAACCTTGGTTGGCTATAATTTTAAGTTTGATGAATTGTTCTTAATGTATGCTTGTAGGAAAGTAAAGCTACCTGAGTTAAATAATAAGACAGTAGATTTACTACCAGTGGCTAAAAAAGCTGATAGTTTTTTGGATAATTATCAGTTAGCAACGGTTTTGGAATCTTATGGGATTAAGAATTTGACACCGCATAACGCTTTATCTGATGCAAAGGCGACACTTGAGTTAGCAAACGAACTCATGAAAAAAGGGAGCTTGCGAATTTAA
- the cas6e gene encoding type I-E CRISPR-associated protein Cas6/Cse3/CasE yields the protein MYLSRVEIDTDNRQKIKDLVNLAAYHNWVEQSFPEEIAVGERRRHLWRIDQLNGRQYLLVLSENQPDKDKLLRYGKGEVTIKDYDHLLSILHEGQVLQFRLTANPTRTVSVPGSKQGRVFPHVTVEQQSKWLADRAPKAGFQLEFAESENDESQNTSSFKIVSRDWPILSNRKSRRVKLSRVSYEGILQITDVEQFRQTLMNGIGREKAFGMGLMTVIPVANR from the coding sequence ATGTATCTATCAAGAGTAGAAATTGATACCGATAATCGGCAGAAGATCAAAGACCTAGTGAACTTGGCAGCTTATCATAATTGGGTGGAGCAGAGTTTTCCTGAGGAAATTGCTGTAGGCGAACGTCGCCGTCACTTATGGCGAATTGACCAGCTAAATGGTCGTCAATATCTATTAGTTTTAAGCGAAAATCAGCCAGACAAGGATAAATTATTGCGCTATGGCAAAGGAGAAGTAACCATTAAGGATTACGATCACTTATTGAGTATCTTACATGAAGGTCAAGTGCTGCAGTTTCGCTTAACTGCTAATCCAACGCGAACTGTTAGCGTGCCTGGGAGTAAACAAGGGCGAGTTTTCCCTCATGTTACAGTTGAACAGCAGAGTAAGTGGCTAGCTGATCGTGCACCTAAAGCCGGCTTTCAATTAGAATTTGCCGAAAGTGAAAATGATGAGTCGCAGAATACCTCAAGTTTCAAGATTGTTAGTCGTGATTGGCCAATCCTCTCTAATCGCAAAAGTCGCAGGGTTAAACTTAGCCGGGTTTCTTATGAAGGAATTTTGCAAATAACCGATGTTGAGCAATTTAGGCAAACTTTGATGAATGGAATTGGTCGAGAAAAAGCCTTTGGTATGGGATTAATGACAGTTATTCCGGTGGCCAATCGATGA
- the cas5e gene encoding type I-E CRISPR-associated protein Cas5/CasD has product MKTLTIRLTAPLQSYGNEATFERRTTGDYPSKSAVIGMIAAAFGLSREDPQVIQLNNLAFAVRIDQRGSILSDFQTVEWKKGKPRKLSYRNYLQDAVFIVAIGSDEETIDKIEFALKHPRYQLFLGRRANVPAGILKMQNFANEDPVSVLQKLDWQASEWYMKKNRREAQIRVELIADASLLPEVADNRCEMVKDQVISFSQENRQHGFRKVAIKQLKLLNPLFQADTEHDPISIL; this is encoded by the coding sequence ATGAAGACACTAACGATTAGACTAACTGCACCTTTGCAGTCATATGGTAATGAAGCTACATTTGAGAGGCGTACAACTGGAGATTATCCTTCCAAAAGCGCGGTGATTGGCATGATTGCCGCTGCATTTGGTTTAAGTCGCGAAGATCCACAAGTTATCCAATTAAATAATTTGGCATTTGCCGTGCGAATTGATCAAAGAGGCAGTATACTGAGTGATTTTCAAACAGTTGAATGGAAAAAAGGTAAGCCGAGGAAACTTTCATATCGTAACTATCTTCAGGATGCCGTCTTTATAGTGGCAATTGGTAGTGATGAAGAAACGATTGATAAAATAGAGTTTGCGCTAAAGCATCCACGTTACCAACTATTTTTGGGTCGTCGTGCTAATGTTCCAGCTGGTATCTTAAAAATGCAAAATTTTGCTAATGAAGATCCAGTGTCGGTATTGCAAAAGCTAGATTGGCAAGCTTCTGAGTGGTACATGAAAAAGAATAGGCGAGAAGCTCAGATCCGTGTGGAACTAATCGCTGATGCCAGCTTATTACCGGAAGTTGCGGATAATCGCTGTGAAATGGTCAAGGATCAGGTGATTTCCTTTAGTCAAGAAAATCGCCAGCATGGTTTTCGTAAAGTTGCTATTAAGCAGCTTAAGTTGCTTAATCCACTTTTTCAGGCTGATACAGAACATGATCCTATTAGTATTCTTTAG
- the cas7e gene encoding type I-E CRISPR-associated protein Cas7/Cse4/CasC — protein sequence MTNKNLYLDLNVLQTVPSSNLNRDDTGAPKTAMYGGAIRSRVSSQSWKKAMRDFFREESIATGTRTKEIAKFLAQKIMNLDNSLNEKKAMDKSATILKAAGIKANKKDNKTNALLLVSPGQIEKLAQYALAHDTFDDKDDKKEIKTILQEDNSLDLALFGRMVADNPELNVDASAQVAHAISTHEIVPEYDYFTALDDLQPDDNAGAAMLGTIEYNSSTLYRYANVNVKDLAKNLGDNDAVASIADFIKAFVLSMPTGKQNTFANKTLPSYVMLTIRTDTPVNLVSAFEQPVTTKGGYVQKSIENLETEYNEANQMVEQPVLNVVLTNKATELTNQTNNLSDLIEQVTTALTKALQDEDTND from the coding sequence ATGACTAACAAAAATCTATATCTTGATCTAAATGTATTACAGACTGTACCTTCATCTAATCTTAATCGTGATGATACTGGCGCTCCTAAAACAGCTATGTATGGAGGGGCAATACGTTCACGAGTCTCTTCTCAAAGCTGGAAAAAGGCTATGCGCGACTTTTTTAGAGAAGAAAGTATTGCAACAGGCACTAGAACTAAAGAAATAGCTAAATTTTTGGCTCAAAAAATTATGAATTTAGATAATTCATTAAATGAAAAAAAAGCTATGGACAAGTCTGCTACAATATTGAAGGCAGCCGGAATTAAGGCTAATAAAAAAGATAATAAAACTAATGCCTTGTTATTAGTAAGTCCTGGTCAAATTGAAAAGTTAGCTCAATATGCACTTGCTCATGATACTTTCGATGATAAAGATGATAAAAAAGAGATCAAGACTATTTTGCAAGAAGATAATTCGTTAGATTTGGCACTTTTTGGGCGGATGGTAGCAGATAATCCAGAACTTAATGTGGATGCATCAGCGCAGGTAGCTCATGCGATTTCAACTCATGAAATTGTGCCAGAATATGACTATTTTACAGCTCTTGATGATTTACAACCTGATGATAATGCTGGTGCTGCAATGCTTGGAACAATTGAATATAATTCTTCCACGTTGTATCGTTATGCCAATGTTAACGTTAAAGATTTAGCTAAAAACCTGGGTGACAACGATGCAGTGGCAAGTATTGCCGACTTTATTAAGGCATTCGTACTTTCTATGCCAACTGGTAAACAGAATACCTTTGCTAACAAGACGTTACCGAGTTATGTGATGTTAACGATACGGACAGATACCCCGGTAAACCTAGTTTCTGCTTTTGAACAGCCGGTTACGACTAAGGGTGGTTATGTTCAGAAATCGATCGAAAATTTGGAAACTGAATATAATGAAGCCAATCAAATGGTAGAACAACCGGTGTTAAATGTGGTTTTAACTAATAAAGCCACTGAACTTACCAATCAGACTAATAATTTATCTGATTTGATTGAACAAGTTACTACGGCTTTGACAAAGGCACTGCAAGATGAAGACACTAACGATTAG
- the casB gene encoding type I-E CRISPR-associated protein Cse2/CasB has translation MKYNNAVAKNTFVIIKKIYNGGDLNKSALAAFRESPSVISHHAQQIWPILLKELSKDMLSTNGEPSAAERAIFTAIKLYAIYQKGEDRFVCSDYSESKEKAESKEEKKQRYGIPLFYAFANLKADEQIEEALDRRVQSLLSSPVITSVVNSMTQLVRILKSKDSTQVIDFPRIAQDLYDFQQSYYRANEVHLYWAEQYFSKNNVVKETEEKNND, from the coding sequence ATGAAATATAATAATGCAGTAGCAAAAAATACTTTTGTAATTATTAAAAAAATTTATAATGGTGGTGATTTAAACAAGAGTGCCTTGGCTGCTTTTAGAGAATCTCCATCAGTCATAAGTCATCATGCTCAACAAATATGGCCAATCTTATTGAAAGAGTTATCTAAAGACATGCTTAGTACAAATGGTGAACCATCAGCGGCTGAAAGAGCCATTTTTACTGCTATTAAACTTTATGCAATTTATCAAAAAGGCGAGGATAGATTTGTTTGTAGCGACTATTCTGAGTCTAAAGAAAAAGCTGAATCTAAAGAAGAAAAAAAGCAAAGATATGGAATACCACTTTTTTATGCCTTTGCTAATTTGAAAGCAGATGAACAAATTGAAGAAGCATTAGATCGTCGAGTCCAGTCCTTGCTATCTTCACCAGTTATTACTAGTGTAGTTAATTCAATGACGCAATTGGTAAGAATTTTAAAGTCCAAGGATTCAACTCAAGTGATTGACTTTCCAAGGATTGCACAAGATTTATATGACTTTCAGCAAAGCTATTATCGGGCTAATGAAGTACATCTTTATTGGGCGGAACAATATTTTTCAAAAAATAATGTAGTTAAAGAAACAGAGGAGAAAAACAATGACTAA
- a CDS encoding type I-E CRISPR-associated protein Cse1/CasA, with protein MTEKTFNLTTQPWIKVINADTNREQKVSLIELFENAQDYRQLAGEMRIQDFAILRLLLAILTTVYSRFDANNQPYEDLKVDPISMQITSDIDEEEEEDFDENLLATWQQLYSKGSFSEIVVKYLQQYEDRFDFFGSHPFYQVTRNEYNELVPDNCNVKTGKGRVAIKQINRQVSESNNSPAIFAPRAGQAKNIVELDELIRWIITYQNYAGVTDKTRIKADEKFSSSPGWLYKLNPVFAKGETLFETLMLNLILVNGKYAPQKPIWEYQNVQEYIAVRKKKILPNNISELYTAWSRILHIEWDELEQPTIFSAGIPMFDSMNAKVEPMTIWKGDRESNIKPSTRGLKSLGNAMWRKFSNYVSVNGISDDIEPGVVCWLRNLKDEGIIASDKNITLASIDLLDDGNSSSQLPAAELYDDMSIEADVMFDTSGENCWPAIIEEMIKKNQVIGNVYWQFLKAICELRGLSNQSFANKASEEFYYGLNEPFKTWLAKLSNEEDSDQAITSWKRWLKKYALGKARSILDTSTPRDITGRRIEKNGVKKLRNVVTAYNYFCFKVNQDLEINEK; from the coding sequence ATGACGGAAAAAACATTTAATTTAACTACCCAACCTTGGATTAAAGTAATTAACGCTGATACTAATCGGGAACAAAAAGTTTCGTTAATTGAGTTATTTGAAAACGCCCAGGATTATCGTCAGCTAGCTGGCGAAATGCGTATACAGGATTTTGCAATTTTGCGTTTGTTATTAGCGATTTTAACAACCGTGTATTCTCGATTTGATGCAAATAATCAACCATATGAAGACCTGAAAGTTGACCCAATATCAATGCAAATAACTTCGGATATTGATGAAGAAGAGGAAGAGGATTTTGACGAAAACTTATTAGCAACGTGGCAACAGTTATACTCTAAAGGATCTTTTTCTGAAATTGTAGTTAAGTATTTGCAACAGTATGAAGATAGGTTTGACTTTTTTGGTAGTCATCCTTTTTATCAAGTTACTAGGAATGAATACAACGAATTAGTTCCAGACAATTGTAATGTTAAGACGGGCAAAGGTAGAGTTGCAATTAAGCAAATTAATCGCCAAGTTTCTGAAAGTAATAACTCACCTGCAATTTTTGCACCACGTGCTGGCCAGGCAAAAAATATTGTAGAATTAGATGAATTGATTCGCTGGATAATTACTTATCAAAATTATGCTGGTGTAACAGATAAAACCAGAATCAAAGCAGATGAAAAATTTTCTTCTTCTCCAGGTTGGCTTTATAAATTAAATCCAGTTTTTGCTAAAGGAGAAACTTTATTTGAAACTTTAATGTTGAACCTGATTTTAGTAAATGGGAAATATGCACCTCAAAAGCCTATTTGGGAATATCAAAACGTTCAAGAGTATATTGCTGTACGAAAAAAGAAAATCTTGCCAAATAATATTTCTGAACTATATACGGCATGGTCACGTATTTTGCATATTGAATGGGATGAATTGGAACAACCAACTATTTTTAGCGCGGGAATTCCGATGTTTGATAGTATGAATGCTAAAGTTGAACCAATGACCATTTGGAAGGGAGATAGAGAAAGTAATATCAAGCCATCAACTAGAGGTTTGAAGTCACTGGGAAATGCAATGTGGCGTAAATTTAGTAATTACGTGAGTGTTAATGGGATATCTGACGATATTGAACCAGGAGTTGTTTGTTGGTTGAGAAACTTAAAAGATGAAGGAATAATTGCATCTGATAAAAATATAACGCTTGCTTCAATTGATTTACTAGATGATGGTAATTCATCATCGCAGTTACCAGCAGCTGAACTGTATGATGATATGAGTATTGAAGCCGATGTTATGTTCGATACTAGCGGCGAAAACTGTTGGCCAGCAATAATTGAAGAAATGATTAAAAAAAATCAGGTAATTGGTAATGTTTATTGGCAATTTCTTAAAGCAATTTGTGAACTTCGTGGGCTTAGTAATCAGTCATTTGCAAATAAAGCGAGTGAAGAATTTTATTATGGACTCAATGAACCATTTAAAACTTGGTTAGCAAAGTTATCTAATGAAGAAGATAGTGATCAAGCAATTACTTCATGGAAGAGATGGCTTAAAAAGTATGCATTAGGTAAAGCCCGTAGTATTTTGGATACAAGCACTCCAAGAGATATTACTGGTAGAAGAATTGAAAAAAATGGTGTTAAAAAATTAAGAAATGTTGTTACAGCATACAATTACTTTTGCTTTAAGGTCAACCAAGACTTAGAAATTAACGAAAAGTAG